A segment of the Vibrio sp. 16 genome:
AAGAGAAATAGGAAGTAGTAGCAATGTTCCAGACAGATGATGTACGAATCAGCAAAGTAAAAGAATTATTACCACCAGTTGCTGTTTTAGAGAAGTTTCCAGCAACAGAAACCGCCTCTTCAACCACGTTTCGCTCCCGCCAAGCGATTTCAAATATTTTAAAAGGTGAGGATGACCGCTTACTCGTTATCGTTGGTCCGTGCTCTATCCACGATCCAGAAGCCGCGATTGAATACGGCAAGCGTTTAAAGGTGCTACGCGATGAATTGGGCGACCGACTTGAAGTTGTAATGCGTGTGTATTTCGAAAAACCACGTACGACAGTGGGCTGGAAAGGGCTCATCAACGACCCTTACCTAAACGATACATTTAAGATCAACGACGGTCTGCGTATGGGCCGTAAGCTGCTTCTCGATTTGACGGATATGGGGCTCCCAACTGCAAGTGAATTTCTCGACATGATCACACCACAGTATGTGGCAGACCTAATCAGTTGGGGGGCAATCGGTGCTCGTACCACAGAATCACAAGTGCACCGTGAACTGGCTTCTGGTATTTCATGCCCAGTGGGTTTCAAAAATGGTACTGACGGTAATATTAAGATTGCCTCGGACGCGATTCGCAGCGCAAGTGCATCTCACCATTTCTTATCTGTTACC
Coding sequences within it:
- the aroG gene encoding 3-deoxy-7-phosphoheptulonate synthase AroG, whose translation is MFQTDDVRISKVKELLPPVAVLEKFPATETASSTTFRSRQAISNILKGEDDRLLVIVGPCSIHDPEAAIEYGKRLKVLRDELGDRLEVVMRVYFEKPRTTVGWKGLINDPYLNDTFKINDGLRMGRKLLLDLTDMGLPTASEFLDMITPQYVADLISWGAIGARTTESQVHRELASGISCPVGFKNGTDGNIKIASDAIRSASASHHFLSVTKYGHSAIVETAGNPDCHIILRGGKEPNYSADHVGSIKAELEASGLPQKVMIDFSHANSSKQYQRQMVVSDDVAGQIAGGEEAIFGVMIESHLVEGRQDLVDGVAPNYGQSITDACIGWEDTEKVLRQLADSVQARRDNK